TGCGCCAACAGCTCACCTGATCCCAAGACATTGATCAAAATGATGACATCATAGTCCCTCTTCTTTAGATACCTCACGGAATCCACCACTGAAAATGCCGCTGCCATCCAGGGACTGCTCGGCTTGAATAAAGGAGGATAGGGCAAACATTTGCTGATAACCCCCATCATATCTCCTCGATCCTGCCAAACGAGAGTTCCGCTCCATAGAGAGAGAGAAGGGCATCCAAAGGCAATTCGCGTCCGGTCTGCCTGATTCCCCTTGAGATTCCGATGAAAATAATCATTCAGAACTTTAATAGACTCGGCCTTAAAACGCGAAGAAAAGAGGCCTTTTCCAGGGAGATCGGCCTTCTGTAACTTATAAAGCTTCCATTCGACCTCATGGACCTGCCCATTTTGCGCGAATATTCCTGCGACCAAGGCGCCCCATTCAATTCCAACGACGGCAGATATTGGAATCTTCGCCTTTATCAGCTCTTTTAATACGCCCGCATGCGCAAAGCTCTTAACCCCTCCAGGCCCCAAAATAACAGCCACCTTCGGAACATGTCCTCCAGCTCTGGCACCTGCTCCTGAAATTGAAGTTGGTTCCCCTGCCTCGGACTCAGATTTCTCGGCCGTGTGCTGCTCTTTTGTCGCTTGTTTGTGGGATTCCCCAGGCTGATTGATTGTCTGATCGCGAGTTTTGACCAAACCACAACCCAACATTGAAAAAAAACACAAAAGAAGACCTAGCCTTTGAATATTCACTCCCCATTCCTCTCAAGAAAAATAAAAAATTCCTGATTCCCGTCGGCTCCTATCAAACCACTTTCAAAATAAGCTAGCACTTTCAGATTTTCAGATTCGGCACAATTACGAATTTTTACCTGCACCTTGTCATACTCACTTCGAGATCTTACCACTCCGCGTTTAGTCAAATTCTGTGCCCCGACTTCAAATTGAGGTTTTACCAAAGCCAAGGCCTTTGCACCTTTTTTCATCAATTTCGCAACAACGGGTATGACCTGAGTGAGGGATACAAAAGACACATCAATCACGACGAGCCCGTAAGCCTGATTGAAACTCGAAGAGAGTTCGGGATGGAGGTGAATCCCCCTTACGTTGACTCCCTCAAAACTCACGACCCGAGAATCTGCTTTAATTTTTGGATGAAGTTGGCCATGCCCCACATCGAGTCCAACTACGGCCTTGCATCCTGCCTGCAACAAGCAGTCAGTGAAGCCGCCAGTTGACTGACCTATATCAAGCGCTGTGATCCCTTCAACGGATAGATCTATGCGTTTTAAGGCTGCTTCCAATTTTAATCCAGCCCGAGAAACATATTTGAGTAAATCTGGTGAAACAAGTCGGACCAAAAACTCCTCTCCCGATGGAACTCCCCAGTGAGGCAAATTCATAACCGTCCATCGGCCCTTCCAGCAGATTTCGACTTGACCAGATTTAATTAGTTCCCGTGCCTTGGTCCTGGATGGTGCCAGACCTTGTCCTACCAGCCATAAATCCAATCGCATATTTTTTGATTTTGGCTTTTCCAAAAAATAGACACCCGCCTAGAGTCGATAAATGCAGTTTTTTATAGAACCTACCAAAAGACCAGCGAATAATAAAGAATGAGATCCAAGGGGAGAGAAAATGAGCCCGTCAAAAGCATGCTTGTTCCTGTTGTACATCCTTATGATGCCATACTATTTTATCCTCGTGGCTCCGCTGGCCGAAGCCGGAACAATCGGCAGAGCCCCTGCCATTCTTGACAAGGATCAAAATGCGAATGGTGCCTATGCGGCCATGACTCTTCAGCAATTGGGTCTCCTCGATCACCGCTCGCGCATCCAGTACATAGAACTGATGCGTGAAACCCTTCTTGAATTAGAAAAAGTGCAAGGGGCCTTTCAATTTGAAGTTGCCCAAAACTCACGTGGCCAATCCGAATTCTATGCCCTTATTTTTGGCCTGGACGTCTTTGCCGCAGACAAGAGCAAGTTTTACCGCAACCTCAACAAGGAAGTTACAGATGAAGGTTGCATCTACGGTGGTCACTTCTCTCAGTATGCAACAACGGCGAGCGCCTATGGTTGCATTCGACCTCCGTGCACCAAAAAAATTCAGCAAGAATGGAAAAGTGATTACGCTAAAGGCAAAACGTTCGGCGAAGGCTACGTTCAGTGCAGTTTCACTTCTTTCGGAATTGAAATGTGCGTCACTCCAGGAATTACTTCCACTGCGGAGTGCGATAAGAAGGCTCGTGACATTGAAAAGAGTCACAAACCTTCGGTCGACGCTTTTTAAAGGAAAATATCACTCCTGAGTGGATGAGAAAATCAGCTGAAGAGCGCTTGAAACTCGTGGGAGAGTTAAAAATTCGGGCCTTCGATCCGCGGGTGATGTCTCATCTCGTGAAATTGGCGGCAGATATCCAGAAGAGTCAAAAAAATTTCGATCAAGTACCAGAACTGCAAGATTTTGAAGGTTTCAATGTGAAAGCCAAAGGAATGGATGCACTGTTTAGAAAATTTAAAGATCACTGCATCAAAGAGCTAGATGAAGCAACAGCCGTCAAAAGTGTCGAGACTGAAAAAGGCCCCTGGGCCACCAAAAGACGCGCCTTTCTAAAAGAAGTGAGAGATAAAGGTAAACCTCCGCGAGTGGGCAGTGTCATTCAACGAGACGAATGCGAGGTTCTTATAGGTAAATACAATTCCGACACAGATGAGTTCGATGGCGGCAGATACAAGCGTTTTGTAGACAACTACAAAGAGATCATGACAAAAGGCTATCCGGATGGAATGCCAAACAGACCTCCACCTCCACAAGCAGGACCTCAAATTGCGCAAAGGGGACCGGAGACTCCTGCGGAGCCCCCTCCGCCAGCGGAACCTCCCGTGGATCCAAATGGAATTACCATCAGTGCCACGACTGGCTGCGATCCTTCCCACGAACTCCTCGTTGACCGAGGCATGCAATGCGCCAAGTGCATCGCAGAGAAATACTACACCGAAAGTGAATCGGGAAATCACTACTCGTCCCAATCTGGTGTTTCAGAAAAATGGCTTTCTCTTCTCACAACGATGATTCACCAGTGCAGCAGAGCTATGGGACGAGGCACTCCCAACCCAAAAGACATGGCCCATTTGGCGCTCAACTACTCTCAGGCATTCGGGCACTGCAGTCAAAACGAGTACGATTGGGATGCCCTGACTCCAGAACAGGCTCGCTTGACCACCTCATGGCAAATGGGATGAGATCTCATGAGAGCTGATGCCCCAGGAAAAAAAGCCAACCCGTTTGAGGAAATCTACGGAATTGATATGAAAACAGCGCAGGAATTATTTTGCCCCGGACCAGGTAGTGGGGGCTACCAAAATAACTCCGCAAGATCCAATGCCGGCAACCCTCGACGGCAGTGGGCTCAGCGTCGTTTGCAAATGTTGGAGGTCTACGAAAGTAAAGTAAAATCTGGATTTGCAAATATCTTTGGATCCCCCAGCAGCGCCCGAGCAGGGATAGGGCGATGTTTGGAAAGCATTAAACAGCGCCACAACAATGGAACTCTTTTTTCGACCTCTGATGGCGCCACCAGGTGTCAGGGCTTTGTGAATGTTCAACCGAGCAACATGCAAAAGGCAACTTTCTCAGCTCTATCGGAACAGCCCGTTGTGGCCATCGACAACAATGGCCATTGCTACGTCTCAGATACAAGCTATCTTTACAACAATGGGAAAACCTCACTGATCTTTTCTAATCCGCGCACCGGCGGTTCTCCTCGACCCGTTTATGTCGCCGATAACAACGGAGTCGGCAGGTGGACAAACACGGGTGGGACGTCGATCAGCTATGTTTCAGTCGGGGGAGAATCTCCTGAACGCTCTTATTGTCCAGATGACAGAGGACGCAAAGGGTACAGACTACCTCCGACCCCACCACATCAAGCAGACAGCCCAAGTGAAGAATCAGGGTTCGGAGATAAGAGATCGAATAGCACGTTTTGACCAGGCCTCATTTGTCTGTGCAGTGATTCGAGAAGCTTGATCCTTTTTCGTAATCCACTTTTTAATAGAACCTGCAAAGAGGGTAGCTCCCAGATATAATATGTAAAGTTTACCAACTATCTCTGCCAATTGGATCAATCAATCTCCTATTTTAGACTAAATGCATAACGCATCATTTGGCAGGGGGGATTCGCCGATGAAACAAAAAGTTTGGTTGATAACGTGTTTGGCTTCCTATCTTTTTCTGGTTCCTTTATCAATTGCTAAACCCTCGTATGGAGTTTCACGACTTCCCGGTTCCTTCGTAGCAAACCAGGCAAATTTCAATACAATTATCGGGATGATCTGCACTCTACACAGCAACAACGCACAAGAAAGGGACGCGGATTCCATACGAAACGGGTCAAATTTTTTCCATTATTGGAAGTTATCGACATCAGCCAGCGAATCTACCGTGAATGGGTTTTGCTCTCTCAAGCTCAATCCATACACCAAAGAAATTGAGCCCGGAGCTCCTCTCTCGCTCAATTTCGAAACTGAAACACTCGCCCTAAAAGATCCTGTTATCAAAGGGCGTTTGGGTGAGAAAAAAATTGTCCTCAACTTTCTGGATCAAGGCGACTTTTCGCCCAATGAAAATCGAATGGTTTTTTTTCGAAGTCTTAAATCAGTAGATCTGGGAAAAGGGCTTTTTGATATACTTCTCACTCAACGATCAAATCAAACTCTTCATACTCAATCGACCGAGGTCTGGTCCTCATCAAAGTATTGGTCTGGTTACGAACCAATAAACTTAGATTATCGAACAATGGGATACACCGGAAAGCTTCGCAGACTGACTATTTCTTCTGCTCTAAATCCCAGGACACTGCTGATAA
This region of Bdellovibrionales bacterium genomic DNA includes:
- a CDS encoding TlyA family RNA methyltransferase; the encoded protein is MRLDLWLVGQGLAPSRTKARELIKSGQVEICWKGRWTVMNLPHWGVPSGEEFLVRLVSPDLLKYVSRAGLKLEAALKRIDLSVEGITALDIGQSTGGFTDCLLQAGCKAVVGLDVGHGQLHPKIKADSRVVSFEGVNVRGIHLHPELSSSFNQAYGLVVIDVSFVSLTQVIPVVAKLMKKGAKALALVKPQFEVGAQNLTKRGVVRSRSEYDKVQVKIRNCAESENLKVLAYFESGLIGADGNQEFFIFLERNGE